A genomic stretch from Desulfotomaculum sp. includes:
- a CDS encoding IreB family regulatory phosphoprotein, whose translation MAENFSEHTVMFNKAKVEKNKAREILFKVCESLKEKGYNPINQLVGYLISGDPAYITGYNNARNLIRQLERDELLEELVRNYLEL comes from the coding sequence ATGGCCGAAAATTTTTCTGAGCACACAGTAATGTTTAACAAGGCCAAAGTCGAAAAAAACAAGGCGAGGGAAATACTGTTCAAGGTATGCGAATCACTGAAAGAAAAAGGATATAACCCTATAAATCAGCTTGTGGGTTACCTGATTTCCGGTGATCCGGCATATATTACCGGTTATAATAATGCCAGGAACCTGATCCGCCAGCTGGAGAGGGACGAACTGCTGGAAGAACTTGTCAGGAATTACCTGGAGCTATAG